A section of the Flavobacterium ardleyense genome encodes:
- a CDS encoding CPBP family intramembrane glutamic endopeptidase: MTNLFECVKKNDFLKFINNPYKKSIRNFRKDFIIFIFLTILNFLVLFIKSFYTDEPFIEESDLTLYNIEKIFPYLILIPLIEEFGYRGFLRFKNKNIFIISVIALIILLATFIKVDIYRNSSIIVLIILTGFIYFQNQRYEKFLLYINDNLKYLIWISSIIFGLMHLSNFHNFEYINLLGITEKIIAGLFFCYITRKYNIFYSYFFHALNNSLPFLIIIAYKLII; the protein is encoded by the coding sequence ATGACGAATCTTTTTGAATGTGTAAAAAAAAATGATTTTTTAAAATTCATAAATAATCCTTACAAAAAGAGTATTAGAAATTTTAGAAAAGATTTTATAATTTTCATTTTTCTTACAATTTTAAACTTCTTGGTTTTATTTATTAAATCTTTTTATACTGATGAACCATTTATTGAAGAAAGTGATTTGACATTATATAATATTGAAAAAATTTTTCCATATCTAATTTTAATTCCGTTAATTGAAGAATTTGGTTATAGAGGATTTTTGAGATTTAAGAATAAAAATATTTTTATAATTAGTGTCATTGCTTTAATAATTTTATTAGCAACATTTATCAAAGTCGACATCTATCGAAACTCATCGATAATAGTATTAATTATCTTAACAGGCTTTATTTACTTTCAAAATCAACGCTATGAAAAATTTTTGCTTTATATTAATGATAATTTAAAATATTTAATCTGGATTTCTTCAATTATTTTTGGTCTTATGCACTTATCAAACTTCCATAATTTTGAATATATAAATTTATTAGGTATAACAGAGAAAATAATTGCTGGTTTATTTTTCTGTTATATTACCCGAAAATATAATATTTTTTATTCTTACTTTTTTCACGCATTAAATAATAGTTTGCCATTTTTAATTATTATTGCTTACAAACTAATAATATAA